The following proteins come from a genomic window of Terriglobales bacterium:
- a CDS encoding oxidative damage protection protein, which yields MVKCAKLGRELPGLEEPPFDGPMGQKVFENISEEAWRGWIEHLKMVINEYRLNPANKQHQELILQHMEEFFFGQGAAPPPEYKPQK from the coding sequence ATGGTGAAGTGCGCGAAGCTGGGCCGGGAGCTGCCGGGACTGGAGGAACCTCCCTTCGACGGGCCCATGGGGCAGAAGGTGTTCGAGAACATTTCCGAAGAGGCATGGCGGGGATGGATCGAGCATCTGAAGATGGTGATCAACGAGTACCGGCTGAACCCCGCCAACAAACAACACCAGGAACTCATCCTGCAGCACATGGAAGAGTTTTTCTTCGGACAGGGCGCAGCTCCGCCGCCGGAGTACAAGCCACAGAAATAA